A genomic segment from Rhizoctonia solani chromosome 11, complete sequence encodes:
- a CDS encoding RNA-directed RNA polymerase L, producing MAVTLPVSVARDASERTSSLGRVPMQRPDMELALRREINQAVYEYPDFVNEFLAMPDHARRDDIRDTLASTPLFSYLGRDWTIDCRDLEGHESREMHTQVARLINTIAQAAFVSDQFRPVHQNVVALHNTPIKADDPNDTDSSPDIVQAMPRPDGRRHWAEVQFFAECKGKSITKSPEEQLSDALLQVARYARATLIHQIERLYVFSIITYGTDAIFVRLGRTSILHSPPFNLKENLSAFALAAAGLFALPPNLFGYDCRFYYWPRLTGLADDYNGEREIRIKIEKRRWVVLEILCQRKCLVGRATLVLLLSRVQNRHQRVVLKIIWREKSRTDEGENLANFRGWPGICQCVWSEVGLSTAVHNKDALVISPLMKSFYPPLANAKATEIRASVSGGSVRSVTSRISYATYSQSRSWLPEDRMLSTIMMDEGFALWRVERLPHLLRILRDSVVGLAGIVEQGKVHRDISEGNILCSRLPNSTEGSNGNLSDHFGSAPANNPKDYSDADITSDSDTDSDTSDALSIFSDDRSESSADTELNQLPLQPEEGIIIANERQAYIQQRYGESWPAGRLYDLEVMVKEDRPDNEARRMERTGTPAFISAQLLLATDQKPVRHTYLHDLESIFWVLVWMTATHVEPGQKRNAEAERLIGKLCRRDDETLGEFKRGFVTSAKRAHKTIIELDNGWNKAARVVFEFALLLDEHIYDKEGGPAPESDDEDTVVVNPQTTVSHASPWHILKSVIDIFDKWIAKMDVA from the exons ATGGCCGTTACTCTACCTGTTTCGGTGGCTCGTGATGCTAGTGAGCGAACGTCGTCGCTCGGACGTGTACCAATGCAACGCCCGGACATGGAGCTCGCGCTCCGACGGGAAATCAACCAAGCTGTGTACGAGTACCCCGACTTTGTCAACGAGTTCTTGGCTATGCCCGATCACGCTCGGCGCGATGACATTCGGGATACTCTAGCTTCAACACCGCTTTTCTCGTACTTAGGCAGGGACTGGACCATTGACTGTCGGGACCTCGAAGGCCATGAAAGCCGAGAGATGCACACCCAGGTGGCGCGCCTTATCAACACCATAGCTCAAGCCGCCTTTGTTTCAGACCAATTTCGGCCAGTGCATCAGAATGTCGTAGCGCTACATAATACCCCTATCAAGGCCGATGACCCAAATGACACAGATTCCAGTCCAGACATTGTACAAGCAATGCCTAGACCGGATGGTAGACGTCACTGGGCCGAAGTTCAGTTCTTCGCAGAGTGTAAGGGCAAGAGCATAACCAAAAGTCCCGAGGAACAACTCAGCGATGCTCTATTGCAGGTTGCCCGTTACGCCCGCGCGACACTGATTCATCAGATAGAGCGCCTCTACGTCTTTTCCATCATCACCTACGGTACCGACGCTATCTTCGTACGCCTCGGACGTACAAGCATCCTTCATTCGCCCCCGTTTAATCTAAAGGAAAACCTCTCTGCGTTTGCTCTGGCTGCTGCTGGTCTATTCGCACTGCCGCCCAACTTGTTTGGGTACGACTGCCGGTTTTACTACTGGCCTCGCTTGACTGGATTGGCCGACGACTACAACGGAGAGCGAGAGATTCGGATCAAGATTGAGAAACGGCGCTGGGTCGTATTGGAGATCCTCTGTCAGAGGAAATGCCTCGTCGGTCGCGCAACGCTCGTGCTTTTGCTTTCTCGTGTTCAAAATCGTCACCAGCGGGTAGTACTGAAGATCATCTGGCGTGAAAAATCGCGTACGGACGAGGGAGAAAACCTTGCGAACTTTCGAGGATGGCCCGGCATATGTCAGTGTGTTTGGAGTGAAGTCGGTCTCTCTACCGCAGTTCACAACAAAGACGCCTTGGTCATTTCACCCCTTATGAAGAGCTTTTATCCTCCGCTGGCAAACGCGAAGGCAACCGAAATTCGCGCCAGCGTCTCTGGCGGCTCTGTGCGGTCCGTAACCTCTCGCATCTCGTACGCCACATATAGCCAGAGTCGTTCGTGGCTTCCGGAGGACCGCATGCTTAGTACTATCATGATGGACGAGGGCTTTGCACTTTGGAGAGTTGAACGACTTCCCCACCTTCTTAGGATACTTAGAGATAGTGTAGTTG ggctagctggaattgtTGAGCAGGGAAAGGTTCATCGGGACATTAGCGAGGGAAACATCTTATGTAGTCGATTACCCAATTCAACGGAAGGTTCTAACGGTAATCTCTCGGATCATTTTGGGAGCGCACCAGCCAACAATCCCAAAGATTACTCTGATGCGGATATTACTTCCGACTCCGATACGGACTCGGATACATCAGACGCACTGAGCATATTCTCGGACGACCGTTCAGAGAGCTCAGCTGACACCGAGCTAAACCAACTCCCACTCCAGCCCGAGGAAGGGATAATAAT CGCAAACGAACGTCAAGCTTACATTCAACAACGGTATGGGGAATCATGGCCGGCAGGGAGATTATATGATCTTGAGGTCATGGTAAAGGAGGATCGACCTGACAACGAGGCTCGGAGGATGGAACGAACA GGTACGCCGGCCTTCATATCAGCTCAACTTTTGCTTGCCACGGACCAGAAGCCAGTGCGTCATACGTACCTACACGATCTCGAGTCGATATTCTGGGTACTTGTTTGGATGACTGCAACCCATGTGGAACCCGGCCAAAAGCGAAATGCAGAGGCGGAAAGACTGATCGGAAAACTATGCCGACGTGATGACGAAACCTTGGGGGAGTTCAAGCGTGGATTCGTTACTTCGGCGAAGCGGGCACACAAGACTATTATCGAATTAGACAATGGCTGGAACAAGGCTGCGCGAGTCGTTTTCGAATTCGCGTTACTTCTCGACGAGCACATCTACGATAAGGAAGGTGGTCCAGCCCCCGAATCAGATGACGAGGATACGGTAGTTGTTAACCCCCAGACAACTGTGAGCCATGCTAGCCCGTGGCACATCCTCAAATCGGTCATTGACATATTCGACAAATGGATTGCGAAGATGGATGTAGCATAA